The Argentina anserina chromosome 3, drPotAnse1.1, whole genome shotgun sequence genome includes a region encoding these proteins:
- the LOC126789247 gene encoding uncharacterized protein LOC126789247, which translates to MAASNIIFNLSRSPLPQYPAVSHSRSPSLKPSGVCFTSASVFSKGRAADRSVDYSSCRPVYAGKDWSTKAKATKEDDVEDEKQLFEQITGAATEYAEETMENVKGAAEAISGTAKDYADDAKEKTNEATETIAAKAEVTTNKVAEPETTESDSEKVKETTESDSEKVKETTEDT; encoded by the exons ATGGCAGCTAGCAATATCATCTTCAACCTCTCAAGGTCGCCGTTACCTCAATACCCGGCAGTTTCACACTCTCGCAGTCCCTCCCTCAAACCGTCCGGTGTTTGCTTCACCTCCGCCTCCGTATTCTCCAAG GGTCGAGCGGCGGACAGGAGTGTTGATTATTCGAGTTGTCGCCCGGTGTATGCCGGAAAGGACTGGAGTACTAAAGCAAAGGCAACAAAGGAAGACGATGTCGAAGATGAAAAGCAACTCTTCGAGCAAATTACGGGGGCAGCGACGGAGTACGCGGAGGAAACAATGGAGAACGTAAAAGGCGCAGCAGAGGCTATATCGGGGACTGCCAAGGATTATGCCGATGATGCAAAGGAGAAGACAAACGAGGCAACGGAGACTATAGCGGCCAAGGCGGAGGTGACGACTAACAAGGTGGCGGAGCCGGAGACGACGGAGAGTGACAGTGAGAAGGTCAAAGAGACGACGGAGAGTGACAGTGAGAAG GTCAAAGAGACGACGGAGGATACTTAA
- the LOC126789245 gene encoding desiccation-related protein PCC3-06-like, translating to MAASNVIFNLSRSSFPQSQASRSPGHSVKTSNVCLFTSSSNFSKVGNAGQKSRYSSSRRAYDDKDWSTKAKQTLDEDIESGKQSFEELKGAATEYAKDTAENLKGAAASIGEKAKEGSDKVVESAESVKEKVQGYADDATQKTKDAAETIAAKAKEDTNKAVESAESAKDKTFNAAESGAETVKDKVNEGTSQTAEAVKNLKL from the exons ATGGCAGCCAGCAACGTTATCTTCAACCTCTCAAGGTCCTCGTTTCCTCAGTCCCAGGCTTCACGGTCCCCCGGTCACTCTGTTAAAACCTCCAATGTCTGCTTATTCACTTCCTCCTCCAACTTCTCCAAG GTTGGAAATGCGGGTCAGAAGAGTAGGTACTCAAGTTCTCGCCGGGCGTATGACGACAAGGACTGGAGCACTAAAGCAAAGCAAACCCTCGACGAAGATATCGAGAGTGGAAAACAAAGCTTCGAGGAACTAAAAGGAGCAGCGACGGAGTACGCCAAGGACACGGCGGAGAACTTAAAAGGCGCAGCAGCGAGTATCGGGGAGAAGGCCAAGGAGGGGTCTGATAAGGTAGTGGAGTCCGCAGAGAGTGTCAAGGAGAAGGTACAGGGGTATGCAGATGATGCAACACAGAAGACGAAAGACGCGGCGGAGACTATAGCAGCGAAGGCCAAGGAGGACACTAACAAGGCGGTGGAGAGCGCTGAGAGTGCCAAGGACAAGACTTTCAATGCGGCGGAGAGTGGGGCGGAGACTGTGAAAGATAAAGTGAACGAGGGGACGAGCCAGACGGCTGAGGCAGTGAAGAATTTGAAGTTGTAA
- the LOC126789238 gene encoding late embryogenesis abundant protein 14-like has protein sequence MASLSLAKNLIFNLSRSFPHSQVSLSLRPSLKVSRVCFTSASKFYEGRNAAEERDSNCHRAYADKDWREKETGYDSADVGKHAKETMEEGLEKTKRQAEEMKERTKDYTYEAKEKAKEGTYKASETAESAKDQAKDYAHDAKEKTKDMAGSAAEKAKAGTHRTVDTADSATEKAKDYAYDAKEKTKDMAGTVADKAKEGTNKMADTAGGAKNKAKDTVNQATEKAEGMAETVVDKVKGGSEKAAETVKDTVKGAWEATKETGQAIKEAVVGSDEHAGAVKVDTSSDEDDDEVVSGGKVMDADVIERRRAAGYNPDEKAGDKN, from the exons ATGGCAAGCCTTTCATTAGCGAAGAATCTCATCTTTAACCTCTCGAGGTCGTTTCCTCATTCCCAAGTTTCACTATCTCTCAGACCCTCACTCAAAGTCTCCAGGGTCTGCTTCACCTCCGCCTCCAAATTCTACGAG GGTCGAAATGCGGCGGAGGAGAGGGATTCAAATTGTCATCGGGCATATGCCGATAAGGATTGGAGGGAGAAGGAAACAGGGTACGACTCTGCTGATGTGGGCAAGCACGCAAAAGAAACCATGGAAGAAGGACTAGAAAAAACCAAGCGGCAAGCAGAGGAGATGAAGGAGAGAACGAAGGATTACACCTACGAAGCCAAGGAGAAGGCCAAAGAGGGAACTTATAAGGCTTCAGAGACGGCGGAGAGTGCCAAGGACCAGGCAAAGGACTACGCTCATGATGCTAAGGAGAAGACAAAAGACATGGCTGGAAGTGCAGCGGAGAAGGCGAAGGCGGGGACTCACAGGACGGTGGATACTGCAGATAGTGCCACGGAGAAGGCAAAGGATTACGCTTATGATGCCAAGGAGAAGACAAAAGACATGGCTGGAACTGTGGCCGATAAGGCAAAGGAAGGAACTAACAAGATGGCGGACACTGCAGGTGGCGCTAAGAACAAGGCGAAGGACACCGTTAACCAGGCAACTGAGAAGGCGGAAGGTATGGCGGAGACAGTGGTGGATAAGGTTAAGGGAGGATCAGAAAAGGCCGCAGAGACAGTGAAGGATACGGTGAAGGGCGCTTGGGAGGCAACTAAGGAGACAGGGCAGGCAATAAAGGAGGCGGTGGTGGGCTCGGATGAGCACGCGGGAGCGGTTAAGGTGGACACATCATcagatgaggatgatgatgaggtgGTGTCTGGTGGGAAGGTGATGGATGCGGATGTCATTGAGCGGAGGCGCGCTGCGGGATATAATCCCGATGAGAAAGCTGGTGACAAGAATTAA
- the LOC126789234 gene encoding dof zinc finger protein DOF1.4: MLMDQQKMVLISSTTNDWPQIDDDDGQHHKGVMGSTTAVGASRLMEKPGQEQIQQQQQALKCPRCDSANTKFCYYNNYSLSQPRHFCKACKRYWTRGGTLRNVPVGGGCRKNKRVKRPSSSSAVDNGASSSASSAPNSGNSNPNTNTQQNHPHIDLASNSNPHMNPLFYGLGSNQPDHMGINPFTTSGFDQFSALGLGFCDQRFNPAATSKHTQDLVAANSLHSTNHSIFNSTSYGTAPTMASVLASKFINGGFKDVRGNNNQYFQNLLPFEDLQIAAAGNGGGEVVKEVKVEDGGQNRVGWSSNHQANTEQMGLSSDPTLYWSSSSLGANNWHDPANLGSSLSSLI; this comes from the exons ATGTTAATGGATCAACAGAAGATGGTACTCATCTCTTCAACTACTAACGATTGGCCACAG ATCGACGACGATGACGGTCAGCACCACAAGGGCGTGATGGGTTCGACAACGGCGGTTGGAGCTTCTAGATTGATGGAGAAACCGGGACAAGAGCAAATTCAACAGCAGCAGCAAGCCCTGAAATGTCCTCGATGTGATTCTGCCAACACCAAGTTCTGCTACTACAACAACTACAGCTTGTCTCAGCCCAGACACTTCTGCAAGGCCTGCAAGCGATACTGGACCAGAGGCGGTACTCTTAGAAATGTTCCGGTCGGCGGTGGGTGTAGAAAGAACAAGCGCGTGAAAAGACCTAGCTCTAGCTCAGCCGTGGATAATggagcttcttcttctgcttcttcgGCTCCGAACAGTGGTAACTCAAACCCGAATACCAACACACAACAGAATCATCCTCATATCGACTTGGCCTCGAACTCGAATCCTCATATGAATCCGCTGTTTTACGGGTTAGGTAGTAACCAACCTGATCACATGGGGATTAATCCGTTTACTACATCCGGATTTGATCAGTTCAGTGCTCTTGGGTTAGGGTTTTGTGATCAAAGGTTTAATCCGGCGGCTACCAGCAAGCATACTCAAGATCTTGTGGCCGCTAATTCACTTCATTCTACCAATCATTCCATTTTTAACTCCACATCTTATGGCACAGCTCCAACTATGGCTTCTGTTCTCGCTTCCAAGTTCATCAACGGTGGGTTTAAAGACGTTAGAGGGAATAATAATCAGTATTTCCAGAACTTGCTGCCCTTTGAAGATCTTCAGATAGCAGCAGCTGGCAACGGTGGTGGCGAGGTGGTGAAGGAAGTGAAAGTAGAAGATGGTGGACAAAACAGGGTGGGGTGGAGTAGTAATCACCAGGCTAATACAGAGCAAATGGGGCTCTCATCGGATCCTACTCTTTACTGGAGCTCGTCAAGCCTCGGAGCGAATAATTGGCATGATCCAGCAAATCTAGGGTCGTCGTTGTCTTCTCTGATCTAA